From a region of the Vibrio ostreae genome:
- the nirD gene encoding nitrite reductase small subunit NirD codes for MSQWLKICDINEIVPGTGVCALVNGEQVALFRPGQESSVAAIANLDPFAKANVLSRGLIGEHQGELWVASPLKKQRFNLRTGLCLEDERFSVKTYQTRVCDGMVEVAL; via the coding sequence ATGAGTCAGTGGCTAAAAATTTGTGACATCAACGAGATTGTACCGGGAACCGGAGTGTGTGCGCTGGTCAATGGCGAGCAGGTTGCCCTGTTTCGTCCCGGACAAGAAAGCAGCGTGGCGGCGATTGCTAACCTGGATCCGTTTGCGAAAGCGAACGTTTTGTCCCGCGGTCTTATCGGTGAACATCAGGGCGAGCTGTGGGTTGCCAGTCCTTTGAAAAAACAGCGCTTTAATCTGCGCACAGGTCTGTGTCTGGAAGATGAGCGTTTCAGTGTGAAAACGTATCAGACGCGAGTCTGTGACGGCATGGTAGAAGTCGCACTGTAA